One Novipirellula galeiformis genomic window, TATCGCTGGACGGCCTCGAGGGGTGTAGAGTTGTTCATGAATCCTAGTGGTTACACCGGGATTAGCTACTACGGACTGGAGCCCGGCAGCAATGGATTGGCGAAGGATTCCGAGGGGCGTTTAATCGCCTGTGAACATGGAGATCGTCGTGTTTCGATGCTGACGCGAGGCGGTGGCAAAGTGACGTTGGCAGATCGTTTTGAAGGTCGCCGATTGAATAGCCCTAACGATCTCGTTGTTGACTCAGGCGGAGCGGTGTTCTTTACCGACCCTCCGTACGGGCTTCCCGAGCGGGCCGCGGATCCACGCCGCGAATTGGATTTTTGTGGAGTCTATCGGCTCGACCCCGATGGCAAGTTGCATTTATTGACGAAGCAACTCGCTCGCCCCAACGGCATCGGTTTGTCGCCTGACCAAAAGACGTTGTATGTGGCCCAGAGTGATCCGGCCGCTCCTATTTGGATGGCGTTTCCGGTCAACGAAGACAAGACGCTTGGCGAAGGTAAGGTGTTACTCGACGCCAAAAGTTACATGTCTGAGTTTCCAGGGCTTCCCGATGGGATGACCGTTGCGAAAGATGGCACGATCTACGGAAGTGGCCCTGGAGCGATTTATGTGATCCAGCCTGATGGAAAATTGATCGGTCGCTTGATCACCGGTGGACGCGTCAGCAATTGTACGTTTAGCGATGATGAAAAGACGCTTTACATTACTGCGGACGAAAACATTTGTCGCATCAAGCTGAAATAAGCTGCCCAGCGGACAAGCCATTCGCGTTAGGGTTTTTTCGCGGTCCGTTCGACGCCGTCGACCAATCGCTCGGTCATTCGTGAACGGTATTCCATCAAGCTGTTGGCGCCTTGGAAACCAACGACGGTTTCGTCCCAGTCAAGCTGCTTGCTGAGCATGCGGCCGTTATCAATGTCGAAGCGGATCTCGCCGTTGCTGAGCTGCTGAACGACCTGGGCTCGAACCGATTCTTCGTCGATTGGAGTCAAGGGTTCACTGCGAAGCGACAGGGTTGCCACGCCGGTTTGGACCTTTTCTAGCGTATAGAGTTCGCGAATTTTGATCGTTTTGACCGCGTTGTTCTCAAGTCGAGTTTTGATTTCGCGTGGCACGGACCAAGAGTCGCCGATCGCGAGTGCTTCTTCGGGTAATTGAAGCGTGAGCGAGCCCATACCCAATGAAGCTTTGGTGCCGCCGTGATTTTCACGCTCGATTTCTACGCCGCGGGCATTAAAGCTAAGCGTCGATAATTTCTTGCCAATCTGGTCAGCGACACGTCCAAACACCGCTGGTGGCTCTTCGTTGGTTGTGCTGTCCCAGCGAATCTCTTCTTGTTCGCCTTGTTGCTGGGTCATTTCCACAGCATCGACGATGTGATCGATGGTGGTGTCGCCATCCTTCGTCACATCGAGAACATCCCAATGACGTTGGCTAATGGTGTGGACCGTTGAAACTTCTTCGGCACCACGGATACGCGTCTTGGTTTTGGCCGCATGAGTGACTTCGTAATGCAGTTGTTCCCCGGCTTTGAGCGAGTATCGCAGGGTGTATCGTTCTAACACGCTCTTTCCAGCGTCACTTGCCTCTTCGGCTTGCAGGGAGGAAACCGCCAAGCCCAACAACAGCGCTAGGGAAGTTAAGAAATAAGATCGGTACACAGTCAGAGTCTCCATCCTCTAGAAAGTCGGTCAAGTGTCACGAGCGGTTTCACGCCCATGGTCAGAGGGTCGCAAAAGCGAGCAAACAACGC contains:
- a CDS encoding SMP-30/gluconolactonase/LRE family protein; translation: MRNLSFVAVTFTLAQLLFVMGFACAQTPATIGRIERLDPALDSRFAEDAKIEVLASGFTWTEGPVWFGDATEGYLLFSDIPRNSIYRWTASRGVELFMNPSGYTGISYYGLEPGSNGLAKDSEGRLIACEHGDRRVSMLTRGGGKVTLADRFEGRRLNSPNDLVVDSGGAVFFTDPPYGLPERAADPRRELDFCGVYRLDPDGKLHLLTKQLARPNGIGLSPDQKTLYVAQSDPAAPIWMAFPVNEDKTLGEGKVLLDAKSYMSEFPGLPDGMTVAKDGTIYGSGPGAIYVIQPDGKLIGRLITGGRVSNCTFSDDEKTLYITADENICRIKLK